A genomic segment from bacterium encodes:
- a CDS encoding EamA family transporter, translating to MAALFMALISALLFATATPLSKLLLNELSAFQLAGLLYLGGAIGVTPLVLRRSQRLSIFRMTRKNQLRLAGAVLLGGIAGPVFLLLGLKLGSAASVSLWLNLELVFTALLGWLIFHDHLGRYGWIGIVGTVAAGVLLSFEQGTTGILAGSLVALACLCWGFDNHFTALIDGISPAYSTFVKGIVAGVTNSLIGVTVQPLTTDIPAIFGGLLLGAFAYGASIALYIAAAQRLGATRGQSLFATAPFIGVLLSVVILGEGLSYVQIIAAMLLTGALVVMFRDRHAHEHSHEPMLHDHSHRHDDLHHDHDHNSPSPVGSHSHPHEHGPVIHSHPHWPDLHHRHGH from the coding sequence ATGGCGGCTCTCTTCATGGCACTGATCTCGGCGTTGCTCTTTGCGACGGCGACACCGCTGAGCAAACTCCTGCTCAACGAACTGTCGGCTTTCCAACTGGCAGGTCTGCTCTATCTCGGCGGGGCTATCGGAGTTACGCCGCTGGTGCTTCGTCGGAGTCAGCGTCTTTCTATTTTCCGAATGACCAGAAAGAACCAATTGCGCCTAGCCGGCGCAGTCCTGCTTGGCGGAATAGCCGGTCCGGTATTTTTGCTGCTTGGACTCAAACTCGGTTCGGCTGCTTCAGTTTCACTCTGGCTGAACCTTGAATTGGTATTTACTGCCCTTCTCGGCTGGCTCATCTTCCATGATCATCTTGGACGCTATGGATGGATCGGTATTGTTGGAACAGTGGCCGCAGGTGTTTTGCTCTCATTTGAACAAGGAACCACGGGTATTTTGGCGGGATCGCTTGTCGCATTAGCCTGCCTTTGCTGGGGATTCGACAATCATTTCACCGCACTGATCGATGGTATCAGCCCGGCTTACAGCACATTTGTGAAAGGGATTGTGGCTGGTGTCACCAATTCACTGATCGGCGTGACTGTCCAACCCCTCACAACAGATATTCCGGCGATCTTCGGCGGGTTGCTTCTGGGTGCCTTTGCCTACGGTGCGAGCATAGCGCTATACATCGCTGCGGCTCAACGGTTGGGCGCTACTCGTGGTCAGTCCCTATTTGCGACCGCACCGTTCATCGGTGTATTGCTGTCGGTCGTCATTTTGGGCGAGGGGTTATCGTATGTCCAGATCATTGCGGCGATGCTTCTGACAGGCGCATTGGTGGTGATGTTCCGTGATCGGCATGCACATGAGCACAGCCATGAGCCCATGTTACATGACCATTCGCATCGGCATGACGACCTGCACCACGACCACGACCATAATTCTCCATCACCCGTGGGCAGCCATAGTCACCCACATGAACACGGTCCAGTGATCCATAGCCACCCACATTGGCCGGACCTGCATCACCGGCATGGACACTGA
- a CDS encoding protein kinase has product MSKEDSDDKTRTHVPLTGGELVSHYRIIEKIGAGGMGEVYLAEDTRLKRNVALKFLPLHLVANEEIRTRFLREAQAVAKLNHPNIVTIYDVSEFNGRPFFAMEHVEGNLLHHFAHEKPLPLDTIIDYALQVCQGIGEAHRAGVIHRDIKATNIIVDTKGRARLLDFGLAAMAGDDKLTKTGSTLGTVAYMSPEQVSGREIDHRSDLFSFGLVLYELIAGRTPFRRDNEGATLRAIIQDTAEPLSRYKSGIPQKLQTVIDKLLEKDREMRYQTAEDIIADLKRLLYDSQQTGHHSPSKPVKSNLKLYVGAAVIVVAAALALFLFPRSDSTQTETANAMPMIAVLPFENLGNPDDEYFADGMTEEITSRLVGIAGLGVISRSSAVQYKKTDKSLSQIGKELGVNYILEGSIRWARTDGRPKVRITPRLIRVSDDRNMWSDNYEREMMDLFAVQEDIATKITSQLGLTLLESDRKELAVRPTKDSRAYDYYLKGINELRRDMDGNMFLATANLDSAVTVDPSFALAYAARSRAYSIKAWKDPKGADAKVARESFEKALQLQSDLSYGHMAAGIYYNLIEEDYDKSLIALNEAVSELHGDAEVLSNIALVQWRKGMIDEPNENFRKASELDPLNPFVHARQSGFFSYRRMYADAERSINRAIALDPKSPGYYFAKIGVYANQYGDWNKCREVIQQAFKSVDTVTVLGYLFPDLTALGGCSLDSLLGFRPEQYSKMADSARTLFGLALDSLRKEKSPDLALDSSNFWSRWQLSGLYRAAGNTTLSKVYLDSAKTAAIYHVNKVPTDFHAVSYLGLLFAESGSCDQAIEYGNRGKDLLSLDKCHW; this is encoded by the coding sequence TTGTCAAAAGAAGATTCAGACGATAAAACCAGAACACACGTCCCCCTGACGGGTGGCGAACTAGTCTCACACTACCGGATCATCGAAAAGATCGGTGCCGGAGGCATGGGTGAGGTTTATCTGGCTGAAGACACACGTCTAAAGCGGAATGTCGCTCTGAAATTCCTCCCGCTCCACCTGGTTGCAAACGAAGAGATCAGGACCCGGTTCCTGCGCGAGGCACAGGCGGTCGCCAAACTGAATCACCCGAACATCGTCACTATATATGACGTAAGCGAATTCAACGGCCGGCCGTTTTTTGCCATGGAACATGTCGAGGGAAATCTCCTTCACCACTTTGCTCATGAAAAGCCGTTACCGCTCGACACCATCATTGATTACGCCTTACAAGTCTGCCAGGGTATAGGGGAAGCACACCGGGCCGGTGTGATACATCGGGACATCAAAGCCACTAACATCATTGTGGACACCAAGGGGAGAGCTCGCCTGCTCGATTTTGGGCTGGCGGCTATGGCTGGCGACGACAAACTGACGAAAACCGGCTCCACCCTTGGTACCGTCGCGTACATGTCGCCGGAACAGGTCTCGGGGCGAGAGATCGACCATCGCTCTGACTTGTTCTCCTTTGGCCTCGTTTTGTACGAGTTGATCGCCGGACGCACGCCGTTTCGCCGGGACAACGAAGGCGCCACTCTCCGAGCTATCATCCAGGATACGGCAGAACCATTGAGCCGATACAAATCTGGGATTCCACAGAAGCTTCAGACAGTTATCGACAAACTACTGGAAAAAGACCGGGAGATGAGATATCAGACGGCTGAAGATATCATCGCCGATCTGAAACGGCTCCTCTATGATTCGCAGCAGACCGGACATCATTCCCCGTCCAAACCGGTCAAGTCAAACCTGAAATTGTATGTCGGAGCGGCGGTAATCGTCGTTGCGGCAGCCCTGGCTTTATTCCTGTTCCCGCGCTCCGATTCGACCCAGACGGAAACAGCCAATGCCATGCCGATGATCGCGGTCTTACCCTTTGAGAATCTTGGGAATCCGGATGACGAGTACTTTGCGGATGGTATGACCGAGGAGATCACCTCGCGACTTGTCGGGATCGCTGGCCTCGGCGTGATTTCCCGGTCCAGCGCCGTTCAGTACAAGAAGACGGACAAAAGCTTGAGCCAGATCGGCAAGGAGCTTGGCGTCAATTACATCCTTGAGGGATCGATCCGCTGGGCAAGAACAGACGGGCGACCCAAAGTCAGGATAACTCCGCGATTGATCCGCGTTTCCGATGACCGCAATATGTGGTCCGACAATTACGAACGCGAGATGATGGATCTCTTCGCCGTCCAGGAAGATATCGCAACGAAGATCACTTCTCAACTCGGTCTGACACTCTTGGAGTCGGACCGAAAGGAACTGGCGGTCCGTCCCACGAAGGACTCAAGAGCGTACGATTACTATCTCAAAGGGATCAATGAGCTGCGACGTGACATGGATGGTAACATGTTCCTGGCTACTGCCAATTTGGACAGCGCTGTCACGGTCGATCCTTCATTCGCCCTGGCCTATGCGGCCCGATCTCGCGCGTACTCAATAAAAGCATGGAAAGATCCGAAAGGGGCAGATGCAAAAGTTGCTCGCGAATCTTTTGAAAAAGCGTTGCAACTCCAGTCCGATCTGTCCTACGGACACATGGCCGCCGGGATCTACTATAATCTTATCGAAGAAGATTACGATAAGTCGCTGATCGCGCTTAACGAGGCTGTCTCCGAGCTGCACGGTGATGCCGAAGTGCTTTCCAACATCGCTCTGGTACAGTGGCGCAAAGGGATGATCGACGAACCGAATGAAAATTTCAGAAAAGCCAGCGAACTTGACCCCTTGAACCCCTTTGTCCACGCCAGGCAAAGTGGATTCTTCAGCTATAGAAGAATGTATGCCGACGCCGAACGGTCTATAAACCGGGCTATCGCCCTTGATCCAAAATCTCCCGGCTACTATTTTGCCAAGATCGGAGTGTACGCGAATCAGTACGGCGACTGGAACAAGTGTCGGGAGGTCATTCAGCAGGCATTCAAGAGCGTAGATACAGTGACGGTTCTCGGATACCTGTTTCCCGATCTCACGGCTTTGGGTGGCTGCTCTCTGGATTCTCTCTTGGGTTTTCGCCCTGAGCAGTACAGTAAGATGGCTGATAGTGCACGAACACTGTTTGGTTTGGCTCTCGATAGTCTCCGAAAGGAAAAAAGCCCGGACCTCGCTTTGGACTCCAGTAACTTTTGGAGCCGGTGGCAATTGAGTGGGCTCTATCGGGCTGCCGGAAATACGACGCTGTCAAAGGTCTATCTGGACTCAGCCAAAACGGCTGCAATTTATCATGTAAACAAAGTACCGACTGATTTTCATGCAGTTTCTTATCTGGGACTACTGTTTGCTGAGTCCGGTTCCTGCGACCAGGCAATTGAGTACGGCAACCGCGGAAAGGACCTCTTGTCACTTGACAAGTGCCATTGGTGA